In Quercus robur chromosome 11, dhQueRobu3.1, whole genome shotgun sequence, the following proteins share a genomic window:
- the LOC126704742 gene encoding uncharacterized protein LOC126704742 has product MAVHSKDEALMCKVFLSSLGSVVMRWFNGLKANSIDSFKKLTRAFDACFITCSRVPRPLGSLLSMSMREGETLKAYSDRYWEMFNEIEGEYDDVAISTFKVGLPAEHDLRKSLTGKPVTSVRQLMDRIDKYRRTGSANIQVVNALFRELVQQVLEKIKNEPFFK; this is encoded by the exons ATGGCTGTCCACTCCAAagatgaggccttgatgtgtaaggtctttCTATCTAGCTTGGGCTCAGTGgtgatgaggtggttcaacggtTTAAAGGCAAACTCTATTGACTCCTTTAAAAAACTCACCCGAGCCTTTGATGCTTGCTTTATTACTTGtagcagggttcctcggcctttaGGATCCTTATTATCTATGTCCATGCGGGAGGGTGAGACTCTGAAGGCTTACTCAGAtagatactgggagatgtttAACGAAATAGAAGGAGAGTACGATGATGTGGCCATTAGTACTTTTAAGGTTGGCCTTCCGGCCGAGcatgatttaaggaaatctctaaCTGGTAAACCTGTTACCAGTGTACGTCAATTGATGGATCGGATTGACAAGTACAGAAGG ACAGGATCTGCCAACATCCAGGTGGTTAATGCTCTGTTTCGAGAGCTAGTGCAGCAAGTGctggagaagattaagaatgagCCGTTCTTCAAATGA